Proteins from a single region of Sphingomonas morindae:
- a CDS encoding DUF2059 domain-containing protein gives MIGGARALPAGLAALLLAVAPAGAQPVPTQPASAQPDAETLAAARALIAATDVRGQMRQIMPRLAGPMLDMIHQRYGATMPAALRSQLDAATTRFIGSIDTAFTPAMLDAIAAVYARHMSAADLRRVAALMADPAMARFRAATPAIAAETVPITIAAMRPQQTAFQAEVAQILRDWAASHPEEARTPAPGVARPGEKK, from the coding sequence GTGATCGGCGGCGCGCGCGCCCTTCCCGCCGGTCTGGCGGCGCTGCTGCTGGCGGTGGCGCCGGCAGGTGCCCAGCCCGTGCCCACTCAGCCCGCCTCCGCCCAGCCTGACGCCGAGACGCTCGCCGCCGCGCGTGCGCTGATCGCGGCCACGGACGTGCGGGGCCAGATGCGGCAGATCATGCCGCGCCTCGCCGGGCCGATGCTGGACATGATCCACCAGCGCTACGGCGCCACCATGCCGGCGGCGCTCCGCAGCCAGCTGGATGCCGCCACCACGCGCTTCATCGGCAGCATCGACACCGCCTTCACCCCGGCGATGCTGGACGCGATCGCCGCCGTCTATGCCCGCCACATGAGCGCCGCCGATCTGCGTCGCGTCGCCGCGCTGATGGCCGATCCCGCCATGGCGCGGTTTCGCGCGGCGACGCCGGCGATCGCCGCCGAGACGGTGCCGATCACGATCGCCGCGATGCGCCCGCAACAGACCGCCTTCCAGGCCGAAGTCGCGCAGATCCTGCGCGATTGGGCCGCCAGCCATCCCGAGGAGGCCCGCACGCCCGCGCCCGGCGTCGCGCGCCCAGGAGAGAAGAAGTGA
- the gltB gene encoding glutamate synthase large subunit: protein MYRPDYEGDACGVGLVAAVDGQPSRRVVAAAIDALKAVWHRGAVDADGKTGDGAGIHVELPVSFFDDAIENGGHKPGPGRLAVGMMFLPRTDLSAQETCRSIVESEIIDFGYTIYGWRQVPVDVAVIGDKAMLTRPEIEQIMIQGPRPEAQDAAEFEKNLYLIRRRIERRVIEAQIQGFYVCSLSCRSIIYKGLFLAEELSVFYPDLQDDRFVSRFAIFHQRYSTNTFPQWWLAQPFRTLAHNGEINTIRGNRNWMKSHEIKMAAIAFGEHSEDIKPLIPAGASDTAALDAVFEAICRAGRDAPTAKLMLVPEAWQNATDLPQPHRDMYAYYASVMEPWDGPAALAMTDGRWVVAGVDRNALRPLRTTLTADNLLIVGSETGMVVVPESTVIAKGRIGPGQMIAVDMDEGRLFDDGELKDRLAAAHPFGEYIKDFKALSDLPVPEGAGFPDYGRAELIRRQVAAGQTLEDMELILAPCVEDAKEAIGSMGDDTPLAVISDKPRVISQFFRQNFSQVTNPPIDSLRETRVMSLATRFGNLGNILDAEAPQPNILVLPSPVLTAPEWATLKAHFGATSAEIDCTFPAEGGADALKTAIAEIRRKAEQAVREGRSELFLTDEAVDGERVAIQMVIAAAAVHTHLVRKGLRSYASINVRSSECLDTHYFAVLIGVGATTVNAYLAEAAIADRQARGLFGTRSLDECIARYRKAIDDGLLKIMAKMGIAVISSYRGGYNFEAVGLSRALVNDLFPGMPAKISGEGYASLQLNALIRHEKAWDSQVATLPVGGFYRQRSGGEGHAYSAQLMHLLQSAVATDSYSTYLQFSRGVRDLPPIYLRDLLEFNWAREAIPIDEVEAITEIRKRFVTPGMSLGALSPEAHETLAIAMNRIGAKAVSGEGGEDVSRYQPYENGDNANSVIKQVASGRFGVTAEYLGSAEELEIKVAQGAKPGEGGQLPGFKVTEFIARLRHSTPGVTLISPPPHHDIYSIEDLAQLIYDLKQINPRARVCVKLVSSAGIGTVAAGVAKAHADAILVAGHVGGTGASPQTSIKYAGTPWEMGLTEVNQVLTLNGLRHRVKLRTDGGLKTGRDIVIAAILGAEEFGIGTLSLVAMGCIMVRQCHSNTCPVGVCTQDAALREKFVGTPEKVINLMTFIAEEVREILARLGVRSLDEIIGRTELLRQVSRGAEHLDDLDLNPILAKVDAPDHHRRFAINSFRNEVPDSLDAQMLRDARAVFERGEKMQLTYSVRNTHRAVGTRFSSAITAKFGMRHLADGHVHVRLRGSAGQSLGAFLCKGVTLEVFGDANDYVGKGLSGGIVVVRPTVSSPLDSRRNAIIGNTVLYGATAGALFAAGQAGERFAVRNSGASVVVEGCGANGCEYMTGGTAVILGKVGENFGAGMTGGMAFVLDEDGSFERHANGDSILWQRFASRHWEGVAKAMVEEHARRTDSKWAHTLLADWAHMRDRFWQVCPKEMVTRLPHPLNDAEAAVAAE from the coding sequence ATGTACCGGCCGGACTATGAAGGCGATGCCTGCGGCGTCGGCCTCGTCGCCGCGGTCGATGGCCAGCCGTCGCGCCGCGTCGTCGCCGCCGCGATCGACGCGCTGAAGGCGGTGTGGCATCGCGGCGCCGTGGATGCCGATGGCAAGACCGGCGACGGCGCCGGCATCCATGTCGAGCTGCCGGTCAGCTTCTTCGACGACGCGATCGAGAATGGCGGCCACAAGCCCGGTCCGGGCCGGCTCGCCGTGGGCATGATGTTCCTGCCGCGCACCGATCTCAGCGCGCAGGAGACCTGCCGCTCGATCGTGGAGAGCGAGATCATCGATTTCGGCTACACCATCTATGGCTGGCGCCAGGTGCCGGTGGATGTGGCGGTGATCGGCGACAAGGCGATGCTGACGCGCCCCGAGATCGAGCAGATCATGATCCAGGGCCCCCGCCCCGAGGCGCAGGACGCGGCCGAGTTCGAGAAGAATCTCTATCTCATCCGCCGCCGCATCGAGCGGCGTGTGATCGAGGCACAGATCCAGGGCTTCTACGTCTGCTCGCTCTCGTGCCGCTCGATCATCTACAAGGGGCTGTTCCTCGCCGAGGAATTGTCGGTCTTCTATCCCGATCTGCAGGACGATCGCTTCGTCAGCCGCTTCGCCATCTTCCACCAGCGCTATTCCACCAACACCTTCCCGCAATGGTGGCTGGCCCAGCCGTTCCGCACGCTCGCGCACAATGGCGAGATCAACACCATCCGCGGCAACCGGAACTGGATGAAGAGCCACGAGATCAAGATGGCGGCGATCGCCTTTGGCGAGCATTCGGAAGATATCAAGCCGCTGATCCCGGCGGGCGCGTCCGATACGGCGGCGCTGGACGCGGTGTTCGAGGCGATCTGCCGCGCGGGGCGCGACGCGCCCACCGCCAAGCTGATGCTGGTGCCCGAGGCCTGGCAGAACGCCACCGATCTGCCCCAGCCGCATCGCGACATGTACGCCTATTACGCCTCGGTGATGGAGCCGTGGGACGGGCCGGCCGCGCTGGCGATGACCGACGGCCGCTGGGTGGTCGCCGGGGTCGATCGCAACGCGCTGCGGCCGCTGCGCACCACGCTCACCGCCGACAATCTGCTCATCGTCGGCTCGGAGACGGGCATGGTGGTGGTGCCGGAATCGACGGTGATCGCCAAGGGCCGGATCGGCCCGGGCCAGATGATCGCGGTCGATATGGACGAAGGCCGGCTGTTCGACGATGGCGAGCTGAAGGACCGCCTCGCCGCGGCCCATCCCTTCGGCGAGTACATCAAAGACTTCAAGGCATTGTCCGATCTCCCCGTGCCCGAGGGCGCGGGCTTTCCCGATTATGGCCGCGCCGAGCTGATCCGCCGCCAGGTCGCCGCCGGGCAGACGCTGGAGGATATGGAGCTGATCCTCGCGCCCTGCGTGGAGGATGCCAAGGAGGCGATCGGCTCGATGGGCGACGATACGCCGCTCGCCGTCATCTCCGACAAGCCGCGCGTCATCAGCCAGTTCTTCCGGCAGAATTTCAGCCAGGTGACGAACCCGCCGATCGATTCGCTGCGCGAGACGCGGGTGATGAGCCTCGCCACGCGCTTCGGCAATCTCGGGAACATCCTCGATGCCGAGGCGCCCCAGCCCAATATCCTGGTGCTGCCCTCGCCGGTGCTGACCGCGCCCGAATGGGCGACGCTGAAGGCGCATTTCGGCGCCACCTCGGCCGAGATCGACTGCACCTTCCCCGCCGAGGGCGGCGCCGACGCGCTCAAGACCGCGATCGCCGAGATCCGCCGCAAGGCCGAGCAGGCGGTGCGCGAGGGCCGGTCCGAGCTGTTCCTCACCGACGAGGCGGTGGATGGCGAGCGCGTCGCCATCCAGATGGTGATCGCCGCCGCCGCGGTGCACACCCATCTCGTGCGCAAGGGGCTGCGCTCCTACGCCTCGATCAACGTGCGCTCGTCGGAATGCCTCGACACGCATTATTTCGCGGTGCTGATCGGCGTGGGCGCGACCACGGTGAACGCCTATCTCGCCGAGGCCGCGATCGCCGATCGCCAGGCGCGCGGCCTGTTCGGCACGCGCAGCCTCGACGAGTGCATCGCCCGCTACCGCAAGGCGATCGACGACGGGCTGCTGAAGATCATGGCCAAGATGGGGATCGCGGTGATCTCCTCCTATCGCGGCGGCTATAATTTCGAGGCGGTCGGCCTCAGCCGCGCGCTGGTCAATGATCTCTTCCCCGGCATGCCCGCCAAGATCTCGGGCGAAGGCTATGCGTCGCTCCAGCTCAATGCGCTGATCCGGCACGAAAAGGCCTGGGACAGCCAGGTCGCCACGCTGCCCGTGGGCGGATTCTACCGGCAGCGCAGCGGCGGCGAGGGCCATGCCTATTCGGCGCAGCTCATGCATCTGCTGCAAAGCGCGGTCGCGACCGACAGCTATTCCACCTATCTGCAATTCTCGCGAGGCGTCCGCGATCTGCCGCCCATCTATCTGCGCGATCTGCTGGAGTTCAACTGGGCGCGCGAGGCGATCCCGATTGACGAGGTGGAGGCGATCACCGAGATCCGCAAGCGCTTCGTCACGCCCGGCATGTCGCTGGGCGCGCTGAGCCCCGAGGCGCACGAAACGCTGGCGATCGCGATGAACCGGATCGGCGCCAAGGCGGTGTCGGGCGAAGGCGGCGAGGATGTCTCGCGCTACCAGCCCTATGAGAATGGCGACAACGCCAATTCGGTGATCAAGCAGGTCGCCTCGGGCCGGTTCGGCGTCACCGCCGAATATCTCGGCTCGGCCGAGGAGCTGGAGATCAAGGTGGCGCAGGGCGCCAAGCCCGGCGAGGGCGGGCAGCTGCCCGGCTTCAAGGTGACCGAATTCATCGCCCGGCTGCGCCACTCCACCCCGGGCGTGACGCTGATCTCGCCGCCGCCGCACCACGACATCTACTCGATCGAGGATCTCGCGCAGCTCATCTACGATCTGAAGCAGATCAATCCGCGCGCGCGGGTGTGCGTGAAGCTCGTCTCCTCGGCCGGGATCGGCACGGTGGCGGCGGGCGTGGCCAAGGCGCATGCCGATGCCATCCTCGTGGCGGGCCATGTCGGCGGCACCGGCGCCTCGCCGCAGACGAGCATCAAATATGCCGGCACGCCGTGGGAGATGGGGCTTACCGAGGTCAACCAGGTGCTCACCCTCAACGGGCTGCGCCACCGGGTGAAGCTGCGCACCGATGGCGGCCTCAAGACCGGCCGCGACATCGTGATCGCGGCGATCCTCGGCGCGGAGGAGTTCGGCATCGGCACGCTCAGCCTGGTGGCGATGGGCTGCATCATGGTGCGCCAATGCCATTCCAACACCTGTCCGGTGGGCGTCTGCACCCAGGATGCGGCGCTGCGCGAGAAGTTCGTCGGCACGCCAGAAAAGGTGATCAACCTGATGACCTTCATCGCCGAGGAGGTGCGCGAGATCCTCGCCCGGCTGGGCGTGCGCTCGCTCGACGAGATCATCGGCCGCACCGAATTGCTGCGCCAGGTGAGCCGGGGCGCCGAGCATCTCGACGATCTCGATCTCAACCCCATCCTCGCCAAGGTGGATGCGCCCGATCATCACCGCCGCTTCGCGATCAACAGCTTCCGCAACGAGGTGCCGGACAGCCTCGATGCCCAGATGCTGCGGGACGCGCGCGCCGTGTTCGAGCGCGGCGAGAAGATGCAGCTCACCTATTCGGTCCGCAACACGCACCGGGCGGTGGGCACGCGCTTCTCCTCGGCCATCACCGCCAAGTTCGGGATGCGGCACCTCGCCGACGGCCATGTCCATGTCCGCCTGCGCGGCTCGGCCGGCCAGTCGCTCGGCGCCTTTCTCTGCAAGGGCGTGACGCTGGAAGTGTTCGGCGACGCCAACGACTATGTCGGCAAGGGCCTGTCCGGCGGCATCGTGGTGGTGCGGCCCACCGTCTCCTCGCCGCTCGATTCGCGCCGCAACGCCATCATCGGCAACACGGTGCTGTACGGCGCCACCGCCGGCGCGCTGTTCGCCGCCGGCCAGGCGGGCGAGCGGTTCGCGGTGCGCAACTCGGGCGCGTCGGTGGTGGTGGAAGGCTGCGGCGCCAATGGCTGCGAATATATGACGGGGGGCACCGCCGTCATCCTCGGCAAGGTCGGCGAGAATTTCGGCGCCGGCATGACGGGCGGCATGGCCTTTGTGCTCGACGAGGACGGCAGCTTCGAGCGCCACGCCAATGGCGATTCGATCCTGTGGCAGCGCTTCGCGTCCCGCCATTGGGAAGGCGTCGCCAAGGCGATGGTGGAGGAGCATGCGCGCCGCACCGACAGCAAATGGGCGCACACGCTGCTCGCCGACTGGGCGCATATGCGCGATCGCTTCTGGCAGGTCTGCCCCAAGGAGATGGTCACGCGCCTGCCGCATCCGCTGAACGATGCCGAGGCGGCGGTGGCGGCCGAATAA
- a CDS encoding glutathione S-transferase family protein: MWQLYQFPLCPFSRKVRLMLGEKGVGYELVRESPWQRRDEFLHLNPAGQTPVMVQGALALSDSSAICEYFEEVIEKAPMLGGDAAARAEIRRLVAWFDEKFYGEVVAPLMHERMLKRIVHRASPDAKALRDAMRQANAHMDYVDWLLDHRRWLGGPVLSLADLAAAAHISVADYLGGIDWRGHDQTKQWYSGLKSRPSFRPLLAERMEVIGPPAHYDKVDFGE, encoded by the coding sequence ATGTGGCAACTCTACCAATTCCCGCTCTGCCCCTTTTCCCGCAAAGTCCGGCTGATGCTCGGCGAAAAGGGAGTCGGCTACGAGCTGGTCCGCGAATCGCCCTGGCAGCGGCGCGACGAATTTCTCCACCTCAATCCGGCCGGGCAGACGCCCGTCATGGTGCAGGGCGCGCTCGCCCTGAGCGATTCCTCGGCGATCTGCGAATATTTCGAGGAGGTGATCGAGAAGGCGCCGATGCTGGGGGGCGATGCCGCCGCCCGCGCCGAGATCCGCCGCCTCGTCGCCTGGTTCGACGAGAAATTCTATGGCGAGGTGGTGGCGCCGCTGATGCACGAGCGGATGCTCAAGCGCATCGTCCACCGCGCCTCGCCCGACGCCAAGGCGCTGCGCGACGCGATGCGCCAGGCCAATGCGCATATGGATTATGTCGACTGGCTGCTCGATCACCGGCGCTGGCTGGGCGGCCCCGTGCTGAGCCTCGCCGATCTCGCCGCCGCCGCGCATATCTCGGTGGCGGATTATCTCGGCGGCATCGACTGGCGCGGCCACGATCAGACCAAGCAATGGTATTCAGGGCTCAAGAGCCGCCCCAGCTTCCGCCCGCTGCTGGCCGAGCGGATGGAGGTGATCGGCCCGCCGGCCCATTATGACAAGGTGGATTTCGGGGAATGA
- a CDS encoding peptide MFS transporter: MSEEARRADTGFLGHPRGLAILSFSEAWERFSYYGMQALLVLYMTQHLLLAGHVEQVWGFAPFRRLLEAAHGPLSPAALASNIFGLYAGLVYLTPIAGGLLADRVIGKTRAVTLGGLLMAAGHFLMAFEASFLPALLCLLIGVGCFKGNIASQVGDLYAPDDLRRADAFQVYMLGIQIAVIVSPLVCGTLGETVGWHWGFGAAGVGMLIGLLIYLGGRRWLPADPAPRAGRVAARAPLAREERRTIALLVALLPALALAALGNQQIFNAYLIWGESHYQLVLGGRTMPITWLISLDAFISTGCMAASVGFWRLWARRFPEPQEITKLAIGTLISAAGPALLAALSVSGHRASLGWAIAFHLLNDIGFANVFPVGLALYSRAAPRAIGGTIIAVHYLYLFAANLIVGWLGGLYETMGAARFWLIHCGLMLIAAAVLFGARIAFGRLLAPGARAGLTRRA, from the coding sequence ATGAGCGAAGAGGCGCGCCGGGCGGATACCGGCTTTCTCGGGCACCCGCGCGGCCTCGCCATTCTCTCCTTTTCCGAAGCCTGGGAGCGTTTCTCCTATTACGGCATGCAGGCGCTGCTGGTCCTCTACATGACCCAGCATCTGCTGCTCGCCGGCCATGTCGAGCAGGTTTGGGGCTTCGCGCCCTTCCGGCGGCTGCTCGAGGCGGCGCATGGCCCGCTCTCGCCGGCCGCGCTCGCCTCCAACATCTTCGGCCTCTATGCCGGGCTCGTCTATCTCACCCCGATCGCGGGCGGGCTGCTGGCGGATCGCGTGATCGGCAAGACCCGCGCGGTGACCCTGGGCGGCCTGCTGATGGCGGCGGGCCATTTCCTGATGGCCTTCGAGGCGAGCTTCCTGCCCGCGCTGCTGTGCCTGCTGATCGGCGTGGGCTGCTTCAAGGGCAATATCGCGAGCCAGGTCGGCGATCTCTACGCGCCGGACGATCTTCGCCGCGCCGATGCCTTTCAGGTCTATATGCTGGGCATCCAGATCGCGGTGATCGTCTCGCCGCTGGTCTGCGGCACGCTGGGCGAAACCGTGGGCTGGCACTGGGGCTTCGGTGCCGCCGGCGTGGGCATGCTGATCGGGCTGCTCATCTATCTGGGCGGCCGCCGCTGGCTGCCCGCCGATCCCGCGCCCCGTGCCGGCCGGGTCGCGGCGCGGGCCCCGCTCGCCCGCGAGGAACGGCGGACGATCGCGCTGCTGGTGGCGCTGCTCCCCGCGCTGGCGCTGGCGGCGCTGGGCAATCAGCAGATCTTCAACGCCTATCTCATCTGGGGCGAGAGCCATTACCAGCTCGTCCTGGGCGGCCGGACGATGCCGATCACCTGGCTCATCTCGCTCGACGCCTTCATCTCCACCGGCTGCATGGCGGCGTCGGTGGGCTTCTGGCGGCTCTGGGCGCGGCGCTTCCCCGAGCCGCAGGAGATCACCAAGCTGGCGATCGGCACGCTGATCTCGGCCGCCGGGCCGGCGCTGCTCGCGGCGCTTTCGGTGAGCGGACACCGCGCCAGCCTGGGCTGGGCGATCGCCTTCCACCTGCTCAACGATATCGGCTTCGCCAATGTCTTTCCCGTCGGCCTGGCGCTCTATTCCCGCGCCGCGCCGCGCGCGATCGGGGGCACGATCATCGCCGTCCATTATCTCTATCTGTTCGCCGCCAATCTGATCGTGGGCTGGCTCGGCGGCCTGTACGAGACGATGGGGGCGGCGCGCTTCTGGCTTATCCATTGCGGGCTGATGCTGATCGCGGCGGCGGTGCTGTTCGGCGCGCGGATCGCCTTTGGCCGGCTGCTGGCGCCGGGCGCGCGCGCCGGCCTGACGCGGCGGGCCTGA